TGCCCGACCGGCCCCACGAGGATCGCCAGCGAGGCGGCCGAGCACTTCTGGCCGGCGTGCCCGAACGCGCTCTTGACGAGGTCGGATGCGGCGAGGTCGAGGTCCGCGGACGGGGTGATGATCATGGCGTTCTTGCCGCTCGTCTCGGCCAGGATCGGCAGGTCCGCCCGCCAGGACCGGAACAGGCGCGCGGTCTCCCAGGACCCGGTGAGGATCACCCGGTCCACAGCCGGGTGCGCGATGAGGCGTTCGCCGAGCTCCCCCTCCTCGATGTCGACGAGCGCCAGCACGTCGCGCGGTACGCCCGCATCCCACAGCGCCTCGGCGATGACCGCCGCGCAGCGCCGCGCCTGGGGGGCGGGCTTGAAGACGACGCCGGAGCCGGCGGCGAGGGCGGCGAGCACCCCTCCCGCCGGGATCGCCAGCGGGAAATTCCATGGCGGGGTGACGACCGTCAGCCGGGACGGCTCGAAGACGGCACCGGAGACCCGGTCGAGCTCCCGCGCGGTGGCTGCGTAGTACTGGGCGAAGTCCACCGCCTCGCTGACCTCGACGTCCGCCTCGGCGAACACCTTCCCGGTCTCGGATGCGGCGACCTCGATGAGCTCGGCGCGGCGGGACTCCAGCATCCGCCCGGCCGCCTGGAGCACGACGGCGCGATCCGCAGCGGGCAGGGCGCCCCAGGTCGCCGCCCCGGCACGGACGCGGGCGATGATGCCCTCCAGCGCCTCGGGGCCGGTGACCAGGGCCGCCGCGATCGCGGCGTCGCCCGCGGCCGAGCTCTCGATCCGCGCCAGGATGCCGCGCGCCCACTCCCGCCCGGAGGGGAGCGCGGGATCCGAGTCCGGGGTGTTCCGGAATCCGGGGGCACCCGCCGCTCTGGTCCCGTTCTCCCGCGGCGAGAAGACGGCCGTGTCCACGAACTCGGCACCGCCGAACAGCACGGAACGGACGTCGGGCTCGGCCTGGTCCGCGGCGATGCCGAGCACGGCCTGCGTCAGACCCGCCTCGATCTCCTGGGTCACCGCCGGGTCGCGCGTGATCGCCGGGTCCCCGGCGGCGGATGTCGGGGCCGGCGCCGTGCGCGCACGGTCCTGCACCCGGCGCGGTCCGATCTGGAGGGCCGGGTCCGCCGAGCGCTCCAGCGAGGCGATGAAGCGATCCCGTTCCCGGATCCACAGGTCGTCGCGCTCGTCCAGGTCGAACGCGGCGGACAGGAAGTTCTCGTCCGAGGCGTTCTCCTCGAGGCGGCGCACGAGGTAGCTGATGGCGACGTCGAACTCGTCCGGACGAACGACCGGCACATAGAGGAGCACGTGGCCGACGGTGCGGGCCACCGCCTGAACCTGACCCTGCGCCATCCCGAGGAGCATCTCGAACTCCAGGCGGTCACGGACGTCGCGCTCGCCGGCGAGCAGCCACGCGTAGGCGATGTCGAAGAGGTTGTGCCCGGCGACGCCGATCCGGACGGCCGCCGCACGCTCGGGATCGAACGCCCAGTCCAGGCAGCGGAGGTAGTTCGCGTCGGTGTCCAGCTTGGCGGTGTAGGGGGCCTGCGGCCATCCGTGCATGACCGCGTCCACCCGCTCCATCGCGAGGTTGGCGCCCTTGACGAGCCGGACCTTGATCGGCGCTCCGCCGTCGGCCACCCGCTGACGGGCCCAGGCGGTCAGCTCCTGGAGTGCCGGGAGCGCGTCCGGCAGGTACGCCTGGAGCACGATGCCCGCCTCGAGATCCGTGAGGCGCTCGTCCTCCAGGATCCGGGTGAAGACCGCGATCGTCAGATCGAGGTCGCGGTACTCCTCCATGTCGAGGTTGACGAAGGTGCCGTCGCGCCGGGCACTGAGATAGAGGGGCAGCAGACGGTCGACCACGTGCTCGACGACCTCGTCGAACGCCCACATCGAGATGTGGCTGGCGATGGCCGAGACCTTGACCGAGACGTAGTCGACATCCGGGCGACGGATCAGGTCGTGGATGCCGTCGAGCCGGCGCTTCGCCTCGTCCTCGCCGAGCACCGCCTCGCCGAGCAGGTTGAGGTTGAGCCGGGCGCCGTCCTCGCGCAGCTTCTCGATCGCCGGACCGAGCTTCTCCGGTCGCGCGTCGGCGATGAGGTGGCCGACCATGTCGCGCATCACGCGCCGCGCGATGGGCACGACCGGAGCCGGGATGGCGGGGGCGACCGCACCGCCCAGGCGCACCGCGGAGCGCAGGTACCAGGGCAGGAAGTCCGGTACGAGGGGAGCGATCCGGCTCAGGTTGGCCGCCGCCGCGGTCAGGCTCTCCGGGCGCATCACGCCATCGACGAACCCGAGCGTGAACGGCAGGCCCTGCGGGTCCCGCAGGACGCCGGCGAGTCGCTGAGCCGCCGGATCGACGTCGGCGGCGGCCGCCTCGGACACCCAGCTACGGGCGAGCGCGACGGCATCGTCGGCGAAGGTTTCGGCGGTCTGCGCTCGTGGCGCGACGAAGCCGTCTTCGAAGCTGTGGGACATGCGCTCAGCCTACGTCCGCGCGAGGCTCGCGGACCGGAATGACGGCGTTTTCCGGGGCGCCGATACCGCCGGTGCTACTCCCAGACGCTGGGGGCGGGAGCCTTGGTGGACGGGAGCGCGACATCGTCCGCCCAGCGGGTCATCCACTCCTCGGGTGCGGGGACCTCGGCCGGGTCCTGGCCGATCGCCTGGAGCAGTTCGGCGATGGCGAGCACTCCGCCGGAGCGCTTCACGAATCGTGCCCGCACCACCATCCGGGCGTAGATCTCCCCGCCCACCACCGCCCGGTGCTCGAGGTAGACCGCACGGTCGTCCGCGGCGATGACGCGGGACTCCAGATCGAAGCGCTGCCAGAGGTTCAGTGACTTGCGATAGCTGATGGTCGAGTTCGCCACCACCGGATACCACCCGCGGGCCCGCAGCAGGTCCCACATACCCGTCCTCATCAGCAGGTCGAAGCGGCCGAGGTCGAAAAGGGACAGGTAGCGCCCGTTGTTCATGTGCCCCATGACGTCCAGGTCGGTGGGGAGGGTGGTCAGGCGGATGCGGCCGACCGAGAGGGGCGCGACGGTGCCCTCGCGCCGGAGTCGGCGACGGGACAGCCACAACTGCAGGATGGTGCGCCAGAGAACGTTCACGAGCTGGGATCGTATTGATCCGCGCGCACGGATCACAGTCCGTTGTGCGATTCCCACAGATGCCCGTCACCGGCCCTTTTACCACGCGGCCTGGCCGGATGACGCCCTCGGACCCCCGATTTCCGGTGGGGATGCGCCGAGCGTAGAGTCTCGCCATGGAAGCCGATATGACCACCGACGTCATCGTCCGCCCCGTTCGGGACGTGGACGCCGAAGCCCTCGGTCGTGTCCACGCGACGTGCTGGCACGAGACCTACGACCACCTGATCAGCAAGGCCGCACTCGAGCGGGTCTCACCGAGGAGACTCGCCGAGCTGTGGACGCACTGGGCCGTCCAGGGCCCCGAATTCCGGATGAGCGCCGCGCTGGTGGACGGCGAGATCGTCGGCTTCGTCGGCTCCGGGCCTGCACGCGACCGGGACGCCCCGCGGCCGCGCGAGCTCTACTTCATCTACCTCCTGGACGCCTACCATGGCACCGGCATCGGGCAGCGGCTGTTCAACGCCGCCATCGAGCCGGACGAGCCGGCCTACCTCTGGGTCGCGGAGGACAACCCGCGGGCGCACCGGTTCTACCAGCGCAACGGGTTCCACCTCGACGGGTCGAGCCACACGGAGCCGTTCCTCGGGGAGACCCTCACCGAGGTCCGCTTCGTCCGCTGATCATCCGCGGCGGACGCGGCGCCGGGGATCCCCCGGCCCCGTCCGCTGATCATCCGGGCAGGAACGGAGGCGTTCATGGCTGAGACGCGGTTCACGATCGACGCGATCGCCCGCATGCACGCGGCCGGCGAGAAATTCGCGATGGTCACGGCCTACGACGTCACCAGCGCGCAGATCGTGGCACGCAGCGGCGTCCCGCTCCTCCTGGTCGGCGACTCCCTCGGCATGGTGGTGCAGGGACACGACAGCACCCTGCCGGTGACGCTCGACGACATGATCTACCACACCCGGATGGTCATGCGGGGGGCGAGCCGCCCGCTCGTCGTGACCGACCTGCCGTTCGGGAGCTACACGATCGAGGACGACGCGGTGCGTGCCGCCACGCGCGCGATGGCGGAGGGCGGCTGCCAGTCGGTCAAGCTGGAGGGCGGCGCCACGGTCGCACCCACCATCCGTCGTCTCGTGGATGCCGGCATCCCGGTCATGGGCCACGTGGGTTTCACCCCGCAGTCCGTGCACGCGATCGGGCTGCGCACACAAGGGCGCCGGGCCGATCAGGCCCGCCGGGTCCTGCAGGACGCACTGGCGGTCCAGGCGGCGGGCGCGTGGGCGGTCGTGCTCGAACTGGTGCCGGCCCCGCTCGCCGCGGCCATCACCCAACGGCTCGACATCCCCACGATCGGGATCGGCGCCGGCCCCGACTGCAGCGGCCAGGTGCAGGTCTGGCACGACCTGCTCGGCCTGTACGCCGACTTCGTCCCGCGGCACGCGCTCCGCCTGCGGGACTTCGCCGACGATGCGGTCGCGGCGCTCGACGAGTACGCGGACGCCGTGCGGACCGGCACCTTCCCCACCCCCGCGCACAGCAGCACGATGGCGGCGGACGAGCTCGAGCGCGCCCTGGACGGCGAGGCGTGACCGCCCCTCCGGCGTGGGACGGCTCTGCGGAGTTCGCCGGCCGGACCGCGCTCATCACCGGCGCGCGCACCGGGATCGGCCGGGCGATCGCACAGGTACTCGCCGATCGCGGCGCGCATGTCCTCCTGGGCGGCCGGGATGCCGAGGCGCTGGAACCCGTCGTCGCGGAACTCCGCGCCCGGGGCCGGCGTGCCGATCCGTTCATCGCCGACGTCGCGGACCCCGCGGCCGTCGCCGCGGCGTTCGAGCGGGCGGGCCGCGCGGGCGACGTGCCGCACATCCTCGTCAACAGCGTCGGCGTACGGGACCGGCGGGGTGTCGGTGAGATGGACACCGCGAGCTTCGATGCGCACCTGCGTGCCGGTCTCGTCGGCGTCTACGACGTGATCCGCGGCTTCCTCGCCGCGCACGAGCACGATCCCGGCGGCTCCCGCGACGGGAGCAACATCGTGAACGTCTCGTCCGTGGCGGCGCTGCGCGGTCGTGCGGGGGATGTCGCCTACGCCGCCGCGAAGGCGGGGCTGGACGGCATGACGCGCTCCCTCGCGGCGGAGCTCGGCCCCGCCGGCTACCGGGTGAACTCCGTCGCGCCGGGGACGATCGCGACGGAGTCGAACGCCGAGCTGATGCGGGATGCCCGGATGGCGGAGGTCGTGCGCACCCGGACCGCCCTCGGCCGCTGGGGCCGCCCGGAGGAGGTGGCCCGGCTCGTCGCCTTCCTGGCGTCCGATCAGGCCTCGTTCATCACCGGGCAGACGATCCTCGTCGACGGCGGACTGTCCGTCCTCTTCTGACCCGGCACCTCAGACCGCGGGCGGGAGCGGCATGTTGTCGATGAGGCGCACGCCCCCCACGTGACCGGCCACGATCGCCAGCGCCGGCCGGGCACCGACCTCTTCGACGGGCTCGAACGTCGCCGGATCGACGATCGCCCAGTACTCGACCGCGACACCGGCGGCCTCCGCGATCGCCCGGCCGCTCCGAGCGAGCAGCGCGGCCGACGTCGTCCCGCCCTCGACGTGCTCGATCACGGCCCGCAGGCTCCGGCTCATCCCCAAAGCGGCGTCGCGGGCGGCGGGCGTGAGCCGCGCGTTCCGGCTGGAGAGGGCCAGCCCATCCGCATCCCGGACGGTCGGCACCGTACGGATACCGGTGGGGATGTCCAGGTCGGTCACGAGCCGGCGCACCACGGCGACCTGCTGGGCGTCCTTCTGCCCGAACCAGGCGACGTCCGGATTCACCATCAGCAGCATCTTGCAGACGACGAGGGCGACGCCGTCGAAGTGCGCGGTTCCCCGGCTCTCGCCCTCCCACCGCTCGGTGATCCCCGCGACGTGGATGGTGGTGGCGAATCCCGGCGGGTAGACCTCGGCGGCATCCGGGGCGAACACCACGGTCGCGCCGGCCTCCGCCGCGAGCGCGAGGTCCTGCGCCTCGTCCCGCGGGTAGGCACGGAGGTCGGCGGGGTCGTCGAACTGCGTCGGGTTGACGAAGGTCCACACCACCACGTCGTCGCACTCGCGGGCGGATGCCCGGATCAGGCTCTGATGCCCTTCGTGCAGCGCGCCCATCGTGGGGACGAGCCCCACCGTGCGTCCGGCGGCACGCGCCGCGCGGACGAACGCGCGCACCTGCTCGATCGTCCGGATGACGCGGACGCCCGCGGACGGGACGGTGCTCATGATCCGGCCCGCATCGGCGGGGAGACGTCCCCGGATCCCTTCACGCACACGGCTACCGACTGCTGACCGACCCGAACAGGCGGGCGATGGGGGCGAGCACGAGCGGCCGGGCGGCGACCCATGCCCCGATCATGACGACGGCGGAGGCGACGAAGATCCAGAAACCGGTCCAGTTCGCGGCATAGGCGTCCGGATCCACCGAGCCCTGCGCGGCGTACATGTGATTGAGGTTGCGCAGCGCCCCCGTCGCGAACACGAGGGTGACGTGCACGACGATGAACAGGACGAAGTAGATCATCACCGGGAAGTGGACGGCGCGCGCCCACTCGATCGGGTAGATCCGGCTGAGGGTGGTGGCGTTCTTCGGCCAGATCCCCGACATCCGGACGCCCGTGACGGTCGCCAGCGGAGCGGCGATGAACACCGTCGCGAAGTAGGCCAGCTGCTGGATGCTGTTGTAGTTCACCCACCCGTTCTCGGTGGGCCAGTCCAGCGATGCGTACTGCAGCGTGGCGGAGAGGGCGTTCGGGAACACCTCCCAGCTGGTGGGGATGATCCGCATCCACTGGCCGGTCAGGAACAGCAGGACGACGAAGACCACGCCGTTGAGCAGCCAGAGGATGTCCAGGGACTGGTGGAACCACAGCGCGAGGCTGATCTTTCGCTTCCTGTTCCACTTCGGCGTCCAGAACGCGCCGGGACGCTTCTCCCGGCGCACCTGCAGCCCGGACCGGATGATCAGCAGGATGAGGAAGGCGTTGAAGAAGTGCTGCCAGCCGATCCACGCGGGGATGCCGACCGGGGCGCTCTCGGGGAGGTGGTACTCGCCGGGGTACGTCGTGAGGAAGTCCTGCAGCGGCTCGAGCGAGAGCAGCCAGCGGACCGCGAGCACCAGCATCCCGGCGGCGAAGAGGAGCCCCACCCCGGCGACGAGCACGGCGCCGGCCCACTGTCCGCGCGTGAAGGGGCCGTAGCGGGCCGGTTCGGGCCGCGGCGTCGGCCGCGCGAACGCGTACCGTCCGGGGAACACGGTGCGCTCGAACGGCAACGGCTCCGCGGTGCGCGCGGCGGGCACGACGGTGGTCCCCGCGGGGGCGGCGGTGGACGCGGGCTCGGCGGCGGCGGCCGTGGTGGCCGTGGTGGGCGCGGGAGCCGTCGTCGCGGCGCCGGGCGCGGGAGCGGGCGCGGGAGCGGCGGTCGGGTCGGCGGGCGCGGCGGCCGTGGTGGGCGCTGCGGCCCCCTGCGGCACCGACGCCGCGGAAGCCGCGGGTGGTGCGGGCACCGTGTCGGCCGGGGGCCACGGTTCACCGCCCTCGGTGCGGGGCAGACCCCGGCGCAGGGCGGCGGCGGGCGCGGTGCCGCCCGCATCCCCGCGCTCACCGGTCGCGTTCACCACCTCGAGGGGCTCGGAAGCGACAGATGAATCGGCATCCGTCACCGCGGACCCGGAACCAGCGGACGCCGCAGCCGCGGTGGCTCCGGTCGGCGCAGCCGCGGTGGCTCCGGTCGGCGCGGTGCCGGCCGGCGCGGTCGCGGTGCCGGTGCCGACGGATGCAGCGTCGCCGCCCGCGCTCGACGCAGCGGCGAGCGCGGACACCACGGATGCGGGCGGCCAGGGTTCTCCGGACGGCGTACGCGGCAGACCCCGCCGCACGCGCACGCGCTGCTCCTGCTCCTGCTCCTGCTCCTGCTCCTGCTCCTGCTCCTGCTCCCTCGCCGGGTACTCCCCCGGTCCACTCGCCACAAAAGCAGCATCCGGCGCCCCAGCACCCGCGATTTGTGGCGAGTCGACGGAAGCTGGGACGGGAGCCGGAGCTGGGACGGGAGCCGGAGCGGAGGCGGGGGCCGGGGCCGGGGCGGGGGCCGGAGGGGAGGGCTCGGCGAGGGGCGTCACCGTGGCGGCGGGCGGCCAGGGCTCGCCGCCGGGACGACGCGGCAGCCCGCGGCGGACGGAGGTCGCCACGGTCACGCCTTCTTCGCGGCGAGCGC
The sequence above is a segment of the Microbacterium caowuchunii genome. Coding sequences within it:
- a CDS encoding proline dehydrogenase family protein, producing the protein MSHSFEDGFVAPRAQTAETFADDAVALARSWVSEAAAADVDPAAQRLAGVLRDPQGLPFTLGFVDGVMRPESLTAAAANLSRIAPLVPDFLPWYLRSAVRLGGAVAPAIPAPVVPIARRVMRDMVGHLIADARPEKLGPAIEKLREDGARLNLNLLGEAVLGEDEAKRRLDGIHDLIRRPDVDYVSVKVSAIASHISMWAFDEVVEHVVDRLLPLYLSARRDGTFVNLDMEEYRDLDLTIAVFTRILEDERLTDLEAGIVLQAYLPDALPALQELTAWARQRVADGGAPIKVRLVKGANLAMERVDAVMHGWPQAPYTAKLDTDANYLRCLDWAFDPERAAAVRIGVAGHNLFDIAYAWLLAGERDVRDRLEFEMLLGMAQGQVQAVARTVGHVLLYVPVVRPDEFDVAISYLVRRLEENASDENFLSAAFDLDERDDLWIRERDRFIASLERSADPALQIGPRRVQDRARTAPAPTSAAGDPAITRDPAVTQEIEAGLTQAVLGIAADQAEPDVRSVLFGGAEFVDTAVFSPRENGTRAAGAPGFRNTPDSDPALPSGREWARGILARIESSAAGDAAIAAALVTGPEALEGIIARVRAGAATWGALPAADRAVVLQAAGRMLESRRAELIEVAASETGKVFAEADVEVSEAVDFAQYYAATARELDRVSGAVFEPSRLTVVTPPWNFPLAIPAGGVLAALAAGSGVVFKPAPQARRCAAVIAEALWDAGVPRDVLALVDIEEGELGERLIAHPAVDRVILTGSWETARLFRSWRADLPILAETSGKNAMIITPSADLDLAASDLVKSAFGHAGQKCSAASLAILVGPVGHSARFARQLVDATRSLRVGPPSDPLAEVGPVIEPPQGKLAWALSTLEDGEKWLIRPAEVEGPPEFAGRLWSPGIRTGVQPGSRFHREEFFGPVLGIMHASSLAEAIALQNAVDFGLTAGLYTQNPDDLALWLDRIEAGNLYVNRGITGAIVQRQPFGGWKRSSVGAGTKAGGPNYLIGLGSWRPTSSGAASSTLHLRGLDSRITTIIEAAQPSLDYERFEWLRRAALSDAVEWNREFGQIKDVSKLGIERNLFRYRPVDVWVRATAGAQVQEVLRVALAGIRAGSAFTLSVAEGLPGPVRRALTEADVTVHVESDAEWIAHAARAGMGSGSVPNGEDAPSRAPRARLIGPREDVSVLHRSLAEAVEGDPDLAVYPGAVTTAGRLELLPFLHEQAITITAHRFGNPDAWSESII
- a CDS encoding thioesterase family protein; translation: MNVLWRTILQLWLSRRRLRREGTVAPLSVGRIRLTTLPTDLDVMGHMNNGRYLSLFDLGRFDLLMRTGMWDLLRARGWYPVVANSTISYRKSLNLWQRFDLESRVIAADDRAVYLEHRAVVGGEIYARMVVRARFVKRSGGVLAIAELLQAIGQDPAEVPAPEEWMTRWADDVALPSTKAPAPSVWE
- a CDS encoding GNAT family N-acetyltransferase → MEADMTTDVIVRPVRDVDAEALGRVHATCWHETYDHLISKAALERVSPRRLAELWTHWAVQGPEFRMSAALVDGEIVGFVGSGPARDRDAPRPRELYFIYLLDAYHGTGIGQRLFNAAIEPDEPAYLWVAEDNPRAHRFYQRNGFHLDGSSHTEPFLGETLTEVRFVR
- the panB gene encoding 3-methyl-2-oxobutanoate hydroxymethyltransferase, with the protein product MAETRFTIDAIARMHAAGEKFAMVTAYDVTSAQIVARSGVPLLLVGDSLGMVVQGHDSTLPVTLDDMIYHTRMVMRGASRPLVVTDLPFGSYTIEDDAVRAATRAMAEGGCQSVKLEGGATVAPTIRRLVDAGIPVMGHVGFTPQSVHAIGLRTQGRRADQARRVLQDALAVQAAGAWAVVLELVPAPLAAAITQRLDIPTIGIGAGPDCSGQVQVWHDLLGLYADFVPRHALRLRDFADDAVAALDEYADAVRTGTFPTPAHSSTMAADELERALDGEA
- a CDS encoding SDR family NAD(P)-dependent oxidoreductase, whose product is MTAPPAWDGSAEFAGRTALITGARTGIGRAIAQVLADRGAHVLLGGRDAEALEPVVAELRARGRRADPFIADVADPAAVAAAFERAGRAGDVPHILVNSVGVRDRRGVGEMDTASFDAHLRAGLVGVYDVIRGFLAAHEHDPGGSRDGSNIVNVSSVAALRGRAGDVAYAAAKAGLDGMTRSLAAELGPAGYRVNSVAPGTIATESNAELMRDARMAEVVRTRTALGRWGRPEEVARLVAFLASDQASFITGQTILVDGGLSVLF
- the panC gene encoding pantoate--beta-alanine ligase yields the protein MSTVPSAGVRVIRTIEQVRAFVRAARAAGRTVGLVPTMGALHEGHQSLIRASARECDDVVVWTFVNPTQFDDPADLRAYPRDEAQDLALAAEAGATVVFAPDAAEVYPPGFATTIHVAGITERWEGESRGTAHFDGVALVVCKMLLMVNPDVAWFGQKDAQQVAVVRRLVTDLDIPTGIRTVPTVRDADGLALSSRNARLTPAARDAALGMSRSLRAVIEHVEGGTTSAALLARSGRAIAEAAGVAVEYWAIVDPATFEPVEEVGARPALAIVAGHVGGVRLIDNMPLPPAV
- a CDS encoding cytochrome b/b6 domain-containing protein; the encoded protein is MASGPGEYPAREQEQEQEQEQEQEQEQRVRVRRGLPRTPSGEPWPPASVVSALAAASSAGGDAASVGTGTATAPAGTAPTGATAAAPTGATAAAASAGSGSAVTDADSSVASEPLEVVNATGERGDAGGTAPAAALRRGLPRTEGGEPWPPADTVPAPPAASAASVPQGAAAPTTAAAPADPTAAPAPAPAPGAATTAPAPTTATTAAAAEPASTAAPAGTTVVPAARTAEPLPFERTVFPGRYAFARPTPRPEPARYGPFTRGQWAGAVLVAGVGLLFAAGMLVLAVRWLLSLEPLQDFLTTYPGEYHLPESAPVGIPAWIGWQHFFNAFLILLIIRSGLQVRREKRPGAFWTPKWNRKRKISLALWFHQSLDILWLLNGVVFVVLLFLTGQWMRIIPTSWEVFPNALSATLQYASLDWPTENGWVNYNSIQQLAYFATVFIAAPLATVTGVRMSGIWPKNATTLSRIYPIEWARAVHFPVMIYFVLFIVVHVTLVFATGALRNLNHMYAAQGSVDPDAYAANWTGFWIFVASAVVMIGAWVAARPLVLAPIARLFGSVSSR